From Erwinia pyri, a single genomic window includes:
- a CDS encoding DEAD/DEAH family ATP-dependent RNA helicase → MTDIETTIETTFADLGLSADLLESLNGMGYVKPSPIQMECIPHLLAGRDVLGMAQTGSGKTAAFSLPLLNNIDSSLKAPQIMVLAPTRELAVQVGEAITEFAKHMKGLNVVALYGGQRYDVQLRALRQGPQVVVGTPGRLLDHLKRGTLDLSNLRGLVLDEADEMLRMGFIEDVETIMAQIPEGHQTALFSATMPEAIRRITKRFMKDPQEVRIQSSMTTRPDISQSYWTAFGRKTDALTRFLEAEDFDAAIIFVRTKNATLEVAEALERSGYNSAALNGDMNQALREQTLERLKDGRLDILIATDVAARGLDVERISLVVNFDIPMDAESYVHRIGRTGRAGRAGRALLFVENRERRLLRNIERTMKLTIPEVELPNAALLGERRLAKFAAKVQQQLESSDLEQYRALLSKMQPAEDELDIETLAAALLKMAQGERPLIVPADAPQRPRREFKERDDRRGDRPDRGPREPRSEAAGDRPRRERRDVGDMEVYRIEVGRDDGVEVRHIVGAIANEGDISSRYIGNIKLFGTHSTIELPKGMPGDILTHFTRTRILNKPMNMQLIGDAVPRSNERSGGGERRAAPGGRGGFGGGNRDGAARPEGGRRFSNDRNGGGERRSGSFSRDGGNSRGPRPEGSAPPRRRDA, encoded by the coding sequence ATGACTGATATTGAAACCACTATTGAAACCACTTTTGCTGACCTGGGCCTGAGCGCCGATCTCCTCGAATCACTGAACGGTATGGGCTACGTGAAGCCTTCCCCAATCCAGATGGAGTGTATTCCACACCTGCTGGCGGGCCGTGATGTTCTGGGTATGGCTCAGACAGGAAGCGGAAAAACTGCAGCGTTCTCGCTGCCACTGCTGAACAACATTGATAGCTCCCTGAAAGCACCTCAGATTATGGTGCTGGCACCAACCCGTGAGTTGGCGGTTCAGGTAGGCGAAGCTATAACCGAATTTGCTAAACATATGAAAGGCCTTAACGTGGTCGCCCTTTACGGCGGACAGCGTTATGACGTACAGCTGCGCGCTCTGCGTCAGGGACCACAAGTTGTTGTGGGTACACCTGGTCGTCTGTTGGATCACCTGAAACGCGGCACGTTAGATCTCTCTAACCTGCGCGGCCTGGTGCTGGACGAAGCCGATGAAATGCTGCGTATGGGCTTCATCGAAGACGTTGAAACTATCATGGCGCAGATCCCAGAGGGTCATCAGACCGCACTGTTCTCTGCAACCATGCCAGAAGCGATTCGTCGTATTACCAAACGCTTTATGAAAGATCCGCAGGAAGTGCGTATCCAGTCAAGCATGACTACCCGTCCGGACATCAGCCAGAGCTACTGGACTGCGTTTGGTCGTAAGACTGATGCACTGACTCGCTTCCTGGAAGCGGAAGACTTTGATGCGGCTATCATCTTCGTGCGTACCAAAAACGCCACGCTGGAAGTTGCTGAAGCGCTTGAGCGCAGCGGTTACAACAGCGCCGCGCTGAATGGTGACATGAACCAGGCCCTGCGTGAGCAGACTCTGGAGCGCCTGAAAGATGGTCGTCTGGATATCCTGATTGCTACCGACGTTGCGGCCCGTGGCCTGGACGTTGAGCGCATCAGCCTGGTGGTTAACTTCGACATCCCTATGGATGCGGAGTCTTACGTTCACCGTATCGGCCGTACCGGTCGTGCAGGTCGTGCCGGCCGTGCTCTGCTGTTCGTTGAGAACCGCGAGCGTCGTCTGCTGCGCAACATTGAACGCACCATGAAGCTGACTATTCCAGAAGTTGAACTGCCTAACGCAGCACTGCTGGGTGAGCGTCGTCTGGCTAAGTTCGCGGCTAAAGTACAGCAGCAGCTGGAAAGCAGCGATCTGGAACAGTACCGCGCGCTGCTGAGCAAAATGCAGCCTGCAGAAGATGAGCTGGATATCGAAACGCTGGCCGCCGCTCTGCTGAAAATGGCTCAGGGTGAACGTCCTCTGATCGTTCCTGCTGATGCGCCACAGCGTCCGCGCCGTGAGTTCAAAGAGCGTGATGACCGTCGTGGCGATCGTCCGGACCGCGGTCCGCGTGAACCACGTAGCGAAGCGGCAGGGGATCGTCCTCGTCGTGAGCGTCGTGACGTTGGCGATATGGAAGTTTACCGCATTGAAGTGGGTCGCGATGACGGCGTTGAAGTTCGTCACATCGTGGGCGCGATTGCTAACGAAGGTGATATCAGCAGCCGTTACATCGGTAACATCAAGCTGTTCGGTACACATTCCACCATCGAGCTGCCGAAAGGCATGCCGGGTGACATTCTGACGCATTTCACTCGTACCCGTATTCTGAACAAACCGATGAATATGCAGCTGATTGGCGATGCAGTGCCAAGAAGCAACGAGCGTAGCGGTGGCGGTGAGCGTCGTGCAGCCCCTGGCGGACGTGGTGGCTTTGGTGGCGGTAACCGTGATGGTGCAGCCCGTCCTGAAGGTGGTCGTCGCTTCAGCAACGATCGCAACGGCGGCGGTGAGCGTCGTAGCGGTAGCTTCAGCCGTGACGGTGGCAACAGCCGCGGTCCACGTCCTGAAGGTTCTGCACCCCCACGTCGTCGTGATGCATAA
- a CDS encoding luciferase-like monooxygenase — protein sequence MSDKKNVPLSVLDLAPIPQGATARDAFHSSLALAQQAEKSGYNRYWLAEHHNMTGIASAATSVLIGYLAANTSTLRLGSGGVMLPNHSPLVIAEQFGTLESLYPGRIDLGLGRAPGSDQRTMMALRRHMGGHVDNFPSDVAEMISWFDAKEGDQPAVQPVPGLGLKIPVWLLGSSLYSAQLSAQLGLPFAFASHFAPDMLYQALHLYRENFKPSARLEKPHAMVCVNVVAADSERDARFMFTSMQQQFINLRRGRPGPLPAPVENMDNLWSPSEQYGVQQALSMSIVGDMEKVRQGLTSLIRETQADEIMVNGQIFDQQARIRSFELAMEAHKSL from the coding sequence ATGTCTGATAAAAAAAATGTCCCGCTCTCCGTCCTCGATCTGGCCCCAATCCCTCAGGGTGCAACGGCGCGTGACGCTTTTCACTCCTCCCTCGCCCTCGCGCAGCAGGCAGAGAAGTCTGGCTATAACCGTTACTGGCTGGCTGAACACCACAACATGACTGGCATCGCCAGCGCCGCAACCTCGGTGCTGATTGGTTATCTGGCGGCTAACACCAGCACTCTGCGTCTGGGCTCCGGCGGCGTGATGCTGCCTAACCACTCTCCGCTGGTGATTGCGGAACAGTTCGGTACGCTGGAGTCACTCTATCCTGGCCGTATCGATCTGGGGCTGGGCCGCGCGCCGGGTTCCGATCAGCGCACCATGATGGCGCTGCGTCGTCATATGGGAGGACATGTCGACAATTTCCCGTCAGACGTGGCTGAGATGATCTCGTGGTTTGACGCCAAAGAGGGCGATCAGCCTGCGGTACAGCCCGTGCCTGGACTGGGGTTAAAAATTCCCGTCTGGCTGTTGGGCTCCAGTCTCTACAGCGCACAGCTCTCCGCACAGCTTGGCCTGCCCTTCGCCTTTGCCTCGCACTTCGCGCCCGATATGCTCTACCAGGCGCTGCATCTCTATCGTGAAAACTTCAAGCCATCCGCCCGCCTTGAGAAGCCGCATGCAATGGTCTGCGTCAATGTGGTCGCGGCCGACAGCGAACGGGACGCGCGCTTTATGTTTACCTCGATGCAGCAGCAGTTTATTAACCTGCGTCGCGGCAGGCCTGGCCCGCTTCCGGCACCGGTCGAAAATATGGATAACCTCTGGTCACCTTCAGAACAGTATGGCGTGCAGCAGGCGCTGAGCATGTCGATTGTGGGGGATATGGAAAAAGTCCGTCAGGGTCTGACCTCGCTGATCCGCGAAACTCAGGCTGACGAAATCATGGTGAATGGTCAGATTTTTGATCAGCAAGCCCGCATCCGCTCTTTTGAGCTGGCGATGGAAGCGCATAAGTCGCTCTGA
- a CDS encoding U32 family peptidase, translated as MKYALGPVLWYWPQETLQAFYHSAAESQADIIYLGETVCSKRRATKSADWLAMAKELAAAGKQVVLSTLALLQSPSELSELKKYVDNGEFLIEANDMGTVNMASLAGLPFVAGHALNCYNAVTLKLLLKLGMVRWCMPVELSRDWLANLLTQCDELGIRHKFEVEVLSYGHLPLAYSARCFTARAENRGKDDCQTCCINWPQGRALRSQEEQQVFVLNGIQTMSGYCYNLGNDLISMQGLVDIVRLSPEGKETLTMLEAYRANETGKHPLPLAPGQNCNGYWWQVAGLELVN; from the coding sequence ATGAAATATGCATTAGGCCCGGTGCTCTGGTACTGGCCGCAAGAGACGTTACAGGCATTTTATCACTCCGCGGCAGAAAGCCAGGCTGACATCATCTATCTGGGCGAAACGGTCTGCAGCAAACGCCGCGCCACGAAAAGCGCCGACTGGCTGGCAATGGCAAAGGAGCTGGCTGCGGCAGGAAAACAGGTGGTTCTCAGTACGCTGGCGCTGCTGCAGTCTCCTTCCGAGCTGAGCGAACTGAAAAAGTATGTCGATAACGGCGAGTTTCTGATTGAAGCCAATGATATGGGTACGGTGAATATGGCATCGCTTGCCGGACTTCCCTTTGTCGCAGGCCATGCGCTGAACTGCTACAACGCCGTAACGCTGAAGCTGCTGCTGAAACTGGGCATGGTACGCTGGTGCATGCCTGTGGAGCTCTCCCGCGACTGGCTGGCTAACCTGCTCACACAGTGTGACGAGTTGGGGATCCGGCATAAATTTGAGGTCGAGGTGCTGAGCTACGGGCATCTGCCGCTGGCTTATTCAGCCCGCTGCTTTACCGCCAGAGCAGAAAACCGCGGGAAAGATGACTGCCAGACCTGCTGTATTAACTGGCCCCAGGGCCGGGCGCTGCGTTCTCAGGAGGAGCAGCAGGTGTTTGTGCTGAACGGTATCCAGACGATGAGCGGCTACTGCTATAACCTGGGGAATGACCTTATCTCCATGCAGGGACTGGTCGATATTGTTCGCCTTTCTCCTGAAGGAAAAGAGACGCTGACGATGCTGGAGGCGTACCGGGCAAATGAAACGGGCAAACATCCTTTGCCGCTGGCCCCGGGGCAGAATTGCAACGGCTACTGGTGGCAGGTGGCGGGGCTGGAACTGGTGAACTGA
- the ubiU gene encoding ubiquinone anaerobic biosynthesis protein UbiU, translating into MELLCPAGNLPALKAAIENGADAVYIGLKDDTNARHFAGLNFTEKRLQEAARYVHQHRRKLHVAINTFAHPQGYQRWERAVDMAAQAGVDALILADIAMLEYAASRYPHIERHVSVQASATNVEAVNFYQRHFDVARVVLPRVLSVHQVRQLARATTVPLEVFAFGSLCIMAEGRCYLSSYLTGESPNTVGACSPARFVRWQQTSAGLESRLNEVLIDRYAADENAGYPTLCKGRYKVEEAPYHALEEPTSLNTLELLPTLLAANIASVKIEGRQRSPAYVAQIARIWRQAIDSCKADPEHFSAHPNWMKALSSLSEGTQTTLGAYHREWQ; encoded by the coding sequence ATGGAACTGCTTTGTCCTGCAGGTAATCTGCCCGCCCTGAAAGCGGCGATCGAAAACGGCGCAGATGCCGTCTATATCGGCCTGAAAGATGACACCAATGCCCGCCACTTTGCCGGTCTGAACTTCACAGAGAAACGCCTGCAGGAAGCGGCCCGTTACGTTCATCAGCATAGACGTAAACTGCACGTTGCGATTAATACTTTTGCCCATCCGCAGGGGTATCAGCGCTGGGAGCGCGCTGTAGATATGGCAGCGCAGGCGGGCGTGGATGCGCTGATTCTGGCGGATATTGCGATGCTGGAATATGCCGCCAGCCGCTACCCGCATATTGAGCGTCACGTCTCTGTCCAGGCTTCAGCGACTAATGTGGAAGCGGTGAATTTTTATCAGCGCCATTTCGACGTTGCCAGAGTGGTCCTGCCCCGCGTGCTCTCGGTTCATCAGGTGCGCCAGCTTGCGCGGGCGACGACGGTTCCTCTCGAAGTGTTTGCTTTTGGCAGCCTCTGCATCATGGCGGAGGGGCGCTGCTATCTCTCCTCTTATCTTACAGGCGAGTCACCGAATACGGTGGGAGCCTGCTCGCCGGCACGCTTTGTGCGCTGGCAGCAAACCTCTGCCGGGCTGGAGTCCAGGCTGAATGAAGTGCTGATCGATCGCTATGCTGCTGATGAAAATGCTGGTTACCCCACGCTCTGCAAGGGGCGCTATAAAGTTGAAGAGGCGCCTTATCACGCCCTGGAAGAGCCCACCAGCCTGAATACGCTGGAGCTGCTTCCCACGTTGCTGGCAGCCAATATTGCGTCGGTAAAAATCGAAGGTCGCCAGCGCAGCCCGGCTTATGTGGCACAGATTGCCCGTATCTGGCGCCAGGCAATCGACAGCTGCAAAGCCGATCCTGAACATTTCTCCGCGCACCCCAACTGGATGAAAGCCCTGAGTTCCCTGAGTGAAGGGACGCAAACCACGCTGGGCGCCTATCATCGTGAATGGCAGTAA
- the ubiT gene encoding ubiquinone anaerobic biosynthesis accessory factor UbiT yields the protein MVLNPLRAQLVRKGPQWLRIPVQLVPFMLKKQLLQQILSWQFHHALTEGELDFLEGRWLGIEIRDLGLRWATTVEQGKLRVADHAQADVWFRGDANDLLLVAARRQDPDTLFFQRRLVIEGDTELGLEVKNLMDAIELEFMPAPLRFGLMQLADLVEAGLTEDANSPADRAGAPC from the coding sequence ATGGTGTTGAACCCATTACGCGCTCAACTTGTGCGAAAAGGCCCCCAATGGCTGCGAATTCCCGTGCAACTTGTGCCTTTCATGCTGAAGAAACAGCTGCTGCAGCAGATCCTCAGCTGGCAATTTCATCATGCTCTGACCGAAGGTGAGTTAGACTTTCTGGAGGGGCGCTGGTTAGGTATTGAGATCCGCGATCTGGGGCTGCGCTGGGCAACAACGGTTGAGCAGGGGAAATTACGGGTAGCGGACCACGCACAGGCTGACGTCTGGTTTCGTGGCGACGCGAACGATCTGCTGCTGGTGGCTGCACGCCGACAGGATCCCGATACGCTGTTCTTCCAGCGCCGGTTAGTGATTGAAGGGGATACGGAACTGGGGCTTGAAGTGAAAAATCTGATGGATGCGATTGAGCTTGAATTCATGCCGGCGCCATTGCGCTTTGGCCTAATGCAACTGGCCGATCTGGTTGAGGCTGGACTGACTGAGGACGCGAATTCCCCAGCGGATCGCGCGGGTGCACCATGTTAA
- a CDS encoding GNAT family N-acetyltransferase, producing the protein MLIRTEIGVDAASIDSLLRRCFATPAEAELVQQLREDGLLTLGVVATDEEGQVLGYAAFSPVTLNGEDNQWVGLAPLAVDESVRGQQLGKQLIYEGLDTLNEFGYAAVVVVGDPAYYGRYGFEPAARHQLRCRWPGTEAAFQVYKLADNAFTGTEGHIDYAEPFNRVR; encoded by the coding sequence ATGTTAATTCGTACTGAAATTGGGGTAGATGCCGCCAGCATAGACAGTCTGCTGCGCCGCTGTTTTGCCACCCCAGCGGAGGCTGAGCTGGTCCAGCAGCTGCGTGAAGATGGTCTGCTCACGCTGGGCGTTGTCGCCACCGACGAGGAGGGACAGGTGCTTGGCTACGCGGCATTCAGTCCGGTTACGCTGAATGGCGAAGATAACCAGTGGGTGGGATTAGCGCCATTAGCGGTTGATGAAAGCGTTCGTGGCCAACAGTTGGGCAAGCAGCTTATTTATGAAGGGTTGGATACGCTGAATGAGTTTGGCTATGCCGCCGTGGTGGTAGTGGGCGATCCGGCCTATTATGGACGCTACGGATTCGAGCCAGCCGCCCGCCACCAGCTGCGCTGCCGCTGGCCGGGGACGGAAGCCGCTTTCCAGGTTTATAAACTGGCCGACAATGCTTTCACCGGTACGGAAGGGCATATCGATTACGCCGAGCCTTTCAACCGCGTGCGTTAA
- a CDS encoding GIY-YIG nuclease family protein: MAEPMSESEPAPWRLYILRTASGMLYTGISNDVARRFGQHQCGKGAKALRGKGPLELLFQCDAGDRSSASRLEYQVKQLKRQEKIRLIEHQPVSLSLWLNARG; encoded by the coding sequence ATGGCTGAACCGATGAGTGAAAGTGAACCTGCGCCGTGGCGCCTTTACATCCTGCGCACCGCCAGCGGTATGCTCTACACCGGCATTTCCAATGACGTGGCAAGGCGTTTTGGGCAGCATCAGTGTGGCAAAGGGGCGAAAGCGCTGCGTGGCAAAGGGCCGCTGGAACTGCTGTTCCAGTGTGATGCGGGCGACCGCTCCAGCGCTTCACGCCTGGAGTATCAGGTAAAGCAGTTAAAGAGGCAGGAAAAAATCAGGCTGATTGAGCACCAGCCTGTTTCGTTAAGCCTGTGGCTTAACGCACGCGGTTGA
- a CDS encoding YhbP family protein, which yields MFDNDQLSAITRYLKKQHVLSLCSGNPVWCANCFYLFDAEKVAFWLMSETTTRHGAQMKDGAQVAGTINGQPKSVLLIKGVQYAGRIALLEGEEEQTARRAYIRRFPIAAKVTAPLWEIELDELKMTDNALGFGKKLSWMRE from the coding sequence ATGTTTGATAACGATCAACTGAGCGCCATTACCCGCTATCTGAAAAAGCAGCATGTGCTGTCGCTCTGCAGCGGCAATCCGGTGTGGTGCGCTAACTGTTTTTATCTCTTCGATGCTGAAAAGGTCGCCTTCTGGCTGATGTCGGAAACCACAACTCGTCACGGCGCGCAGATGAAGGATGGCGCACAGGTAGCAGGCACCATCAATGGTCAGCCCAAATCCGTGCTGCTGATTAAAGGCGTGCAGTATGCCGGGCGGATAGCGTTGCTGGAAGGCGAAGAGGAGCAGACGGCGCGCAGGGCCTATATCAGACGCTTCCCGATTGCGGCCAAAGTGACGGCACCGTTGTGGGAAATTGAGCTGGATGAGTTAAAGATGACCGATAATGCGCTGGGCTTCGGCAAAAAACTGAGTTGGATGCGGGAATAA
- a CDS encoding type 1 glutamine amidotransferase domain-containing protein encodes MSKKIAVLITDEFEDSEFTSPAEAYTKAGHQVVTIEKKAGITVTGKQGKATVKIDKDIDHVSAEEFDALLLPGGHSPDSLRSDDRFVEFTKKFVELGKPIFAICHGPQLLISANAVRGRKMTSVKAIAIDVKNAGADFYDKEVVVDNDKFVTSRTPDDLPAFNRESLRILETV; translated from the coding sequence ATGAGCAAGAAGATTGCGGTACTGATTACCGATGAATTTGAAGACTCAGAATTCACGTCCCCTGCAGAAGCCTATACCAAAGCAGGCCACCAGGTGGTGACCATTGAGAAAAAAGCGGGGATCACTGTCACCGGTAAGCAGGGAAAAGCCACCGTGAAGATCGATAAAGATATCGATCACGTCAGCGCCGAAGAGTTTGATGCGCTGCTGCTGCCAGGCGGCCATTCGCCGGACAGCCTGAGAAGCGATGACCGCTTCGTGGAATTCACCAAAAAATTTGTGGAACTGGGTAAACCCATTTTCGCCATCTGCCACGGGCCGCAGCTGCTGATCAGCGCCAACGCCGTGCGTGGCCGCAAAATGACCTCCGTGAAGGCGATTGCGATTGATGTGAAGAACGCTGGCGCCGACTTCTATGACAAAGAAGTGGTGGTGGACAATGACAAATTTGTCACCAGCCGTACGCCTGACGATCTGCCCGCCTTTAACCGCGAGTCACTGCGTATTCTTGAAACTGTCTGA
- a CDS encoding NAD(P)H-binding protein: MSRVLLTGATGLVGKHLLRMLIEKPEVSEIIVPTRRKLPDYLKVTNLVEEDLTDVLGPLQTQVDLVFCCLGTTRKQAGSKEAFVHVDYTLVVDTAIAGQRLGAQHLVVVSAHGANTHSPFFYSKVKGKMEETLQNQQWPRLTFVRPSLLLGERDTKRSGESLMAPLFRLLPGNWRAVSARDVAAVMMREGFSSSGQGVKIIESAEIPRNSA, from the coding sequence ATGAGTCGGGTACTGCTTACCGGAGCAACGGGGCTGGTGGGGAAGCATCTGCTGCGTATGCTGATTGAAAAGCCAGAGGTCAGCGAAATTATTGTTCCCACGCGCCGCAAACTTCCGGACTACCTTAAAGTCACTAATCTGGTTGAGGAGGATCTCACTGACGTCCTTGGCCCACTGCAGACGCAGGTCGATCTGGTGTTCTGCTGTCTGGGAACCACCCGCAAACAGGCGGGCAGTAAAGAGGCTTTTGTGCATGTGGATTACACGCTGGTGGTGGATACCGCCATTGCGGGGCAACGTCTGGGGGCGCAACATCTGGTTGTCGTCAGCGCCCATGGCGCGAATACGCACTCGCCGTTTTTCTACAGCAAGGTGAAAGGCAAGATGGAGGAAACGTTGCAGAACCAGCAATGGCCCCGCCTGACCTTTGTCCGCCCGTCACTGTTGCTGGGCGAGCGCGATACCAAAAGAAGCGGCGAATCACTAATGGCGCCCCTGTTCCGGCTGCTGCCGGGTAACTGGCGCGCCGTGTCCGCCAGAGACGTTGCCGCAGTAATGATGCGGGAAGGATTCTCTTCCTCCGGGCAGGGAGTGAAAATTATCGAATCCGCTGAAATCCCACGAAACAGTGCGTGA
- the nrdG gene encoding anaerobic ribonucleoside-triphosphate reductase-activating protein, whose product MNFHQYYPVDIVNGPGTRCTLFVAGCEHQCPGCYNKSTWRLNSGRPFTVQQEEQLIADLNDTRIPRQGLSLSGGDPLHPANVPEVVRLLKRIRRECSGKDVWLWSGYRLEELTAEQLRAVDLINVMIDGRYVEALRDPALLWRGSSNQIVHYLR is encoded by the coding sequence ATGAATTTTCATCAGTACTACCCGGTGGATATTGTCAACGGGCCGGGTACCCGCTGTACGCTGTTTGTGGCGGGGTGCGAGCATCAGTGTCCCGGCTGCTATAACAAAAGTACCTGGCGTCTGAATTCAGGCAGGCCTTTTACCGTTCAGCAGGAAGAGCAGCTGATTGCCGACCTCAACGATACGCGTATCCCGCGCCAGGGGTTATCCCTGTCGGGAGGCGATCCCCTGCATCCTGCTAATGTGCCGGAGGTAGTAAGACTGCTGAAGCGCATACGTCGTGAGTGTTCCGGTAAGGATGTCTGGCTGTGGAGCGGTTATCGTCTGGAGGAGCTGACAGCAGAGCAGCTACGGGCGGTAGATCTGATAAACGTGATGATTGACGGCAGGTATGTTGAGGCGCTGCGCGATCCGGCGCTGCTCTGGCGGGGAAGCAGCAACCAGATCGTGCACTACTTGCGCTAA
- the nrdD gene encoding anaerobic ribonucleoside-triphosphate reductase, producing the protein MVRVIKRDGCNVPFDASRIGEAIRGAARAAAIDDEEYCAEATAEICRQLLQQESLDIHDIQRTVENHLMAGRYPELARTYIEYRHDRDLARERRGKLNKAIRGLVEQTNPALLNENANKDSKVIPTQRDLLAGIVAKHYATQHLLSRDIVMAHERGELHYHDLDYSPFFPMFNCMLIDLKGMLTQGFKMGNAEIEPPKSISTATAVTAQIIAQVASHIYGGTTINRIDEVLAPFVEASLEKHRRTAQEWQIAEAEAYAQQRTEKECYDAFQSLEYEVNTLHTANGQTPFVTFGFGLGTGWSARLVQQSILRNRIAGLGKNHKTAVFPKLVFAIKEGLNRLPGDANYDIKQLALECASKRMYPDILNYEQVVKTTGSFKTPMGCRSFLGIWEENGEVVHEGRNNIGVISLNLPRIALEAKGEEARFWTLLDQRLALAKKALMTRIARLEKVKARVAPILYMEGACGVRLKADDEVAEIFKHGRASISLGYIGLHETLNALSGGKIHPYDDKGLQAKAIAIVSHLRQATDRWKAETGYGFSLYSTPSENLCDRFCRLDAAEFGVVPGVTDKGYYTNSFHLDVEKKVNPYDKIDFEAAYPPLANGGFICYGEYPNIQHNLKALEDVWDYSYSRIPYYGTNTPIDECYDCGFTGEFSCTSKGFTCPKCGNHDAARVSVTRRVCGYLGSPDARPFNAGKQEEVRRRVKHLNGPLG; encoded by the coding sequence GTGGTCAGGGTAATCAAACGAGATGGCTGTAACGTGCCATTTGACGCGTCGCGCATTGGCGAAGCGATCAGAGGGGCCGCCCGCGCTGCGGCGATTGATGATGAAGAGTATTGTGCAGAAGCCACCGCAGAGATCTGCCGTCAGCTCCTGCAACAGGAGAGCCTGGATATTCACGATATTCAGCGAACCGTTGAAAACCATCTTATGGCTGGCCGTTACCCGGAGCTTGCCCGCACCTATATTGAATATCGTCACGATCGCGATCTCGCCCGTGAACGCAGGGGCAAACTGAATAAAGCTATCCGGGGGCTGGTGGAGCAAACTAACCCTGCGCTGCTGAACGAGAACGCCAATAAAGACAGTAAAGTCATTCCCACTCAGCGGGATTTACTGGCGGGGATTGTCGCAAAACACTATGCCACCCAGCACCTTCTCTCGCGCGATATTGTGATGGCCCACGAGCGTGGCGAGCTGCATTATCACGATCTGGACTACTCCCCCTTCTTCCCGATGTTTAACTGCATGCTGATTGACCTGAAAGGGATGCTGACTCAGGGTTTCAAGATGGGCAATGCGGAAATCGAACCGCCGAAATCTATCTCCACCGCCACCGCCGTCACCGCCCAGATCATTGCTCAGGTTGCCAGCCATATCTACGGCGGCACCACCATCAACCGGATAGATGAAGTGCTGGCACCTTTTGTGGAGGCCAGCCTGGAGAAGCACCGCAGAACGGCGCAGGAGTGGCAGATAGCGGAGGCGGAAGCCTATGCGCAACAGCGCACCGAAAAAGAGTGCTATGACGCTTTTCAGTCGCTGGAATATGAGGTCAACACTCTGCATACCGCTAACGGCCAGACGCCGTTTGTCACCTTCGGCTTCGGGCTGGGTACCGGCTGGTCTGCCCGGCTGGTGCAGCAATCTATTCTGCGCAACCGCATCGCCGGGTTGGGGAAAAATCATAAAACGGCCGTGTTTCCCAAGCTGGTGTTTGCCATCAAAGAGGGGCTTAACCGCCTGCCGGGCGATGCGAATTACGATATCAAGCAGCTTGCCCTGGAGTGCGCCAGCAAAAGGATGTACCCCGATATTCTTAACTATGAGCAGGTGGTGAAAACGACCGGCTCGTTTAAAACGCCGATGGGCTGCCGCAGTTTCTTAGGGATTTGGGAAGAGAATGGCGAAGTAGTCCACGAAGGGCGGAATAATATTGGCGTAATCAGCCTGAACCTGCCGCGTATCGCGCTGGAGGCAAAAGGAGAGGAGGCGCGCTTCTGGACGCTGCTGGATCAACGCCTGGCACTGGCGAAAAAAGCGCTGATGACGCGTATCGCCAGGCTGGAAAAGGTGAAAGCGCGCGTGGCGCCGATTTTATATATGGAAGGGGCCTGCGGCGTACGGCTGAAAGCTGATGATGAGGTGGCGGAGATATTCAAACATGGACGCGCCTCGATTTCATTGGGCTATATCGGCCTGCATGAAACCCTGAACGCCCTGAGCGGGGGTAAAATCCACCCTTATGATGACAAAGGGTTACAGGCTAAAGCGATCGCTATTGTCAGCCATCTGCGCCAGGCAACGGATCGCTGGAAGGCGGAAACCGGCTATGGCTTCAGCCTCTACAGCACGCCAAGCGAAAACCTGTGCGACAGGTTCTGTCGGCTCGATGCGGCCGAGTTTGGCGTGGTGCCGGGCGTCACGGACAAAGGCTATTACACCAACAGCTTCCATCTGGACGTGGAAAAAAAGGTCAATCCTTACGACAAGATAGATTTCGAGGCCGCCTATCCGCCCCTCGCCAATGGCGGCTTCATCTGTTATGGCGAATATCCCAACATTCAGCACAACCTGAAAGCGCTGGAGGATGTCTGGGATTACAGCTACAGCCGCATCCCCTATTACGGCACCAACACGCCGATTGATGAGTGCTACGACTGCGGCTTTACCGGCGAGTTTTCCTGCACCAGCAAAGGCTTCACCTGTCCGAAATGCGGCAATCACGATGCGGCCCGGGTCTCCGTCACCCGTCGGGTATGCGGTTATCTGGGCAGCCCGGACGCGCGTCCGTTTAATGCCGGCAAACAGGAGGAGGTCAGACGCCGGGTTAAGCACCTGAACGGGCCACTGGGATGA